CAACTATTTACTCCCTTgtacttaaaaatatattacatgtgttggttttagttaaacaaatattaatatgATTTATTTAGAATACCGTTATTAATTATAGTTAGTAAAATAGTTAAATAAAATGAACCTTAATAAATAAAGGTATAGctgtagaaaaataataataaatgctatattaaaattgtaaataaACAACTATCTTAACACAGAAAAAGTAAAAATGAAACACTTTTATGAGACAGGGAGTAAACACTATAAGTAATTATAACTAATTATAAACTGCTATAAGTAATTATAAACTGTTTCATTGCATTAATTTCCTGGCATGTGAACAAAACTGAATGTAATAAACTCCAAAAAGTCTGTCAATTTCAGAACTTCCTCCTTTCTTTTGCCCGTTTCCAAGTACTTTGGCCATTGTTCTTCCACTTTTTATTCCCAGCTGGTTGCCTCTGCTCTTCGATTTCTTGAACCTTACGCTTCCTACAAAAAACGTTGATATGAAGTAAAGTTAAGCTCAATAAAGAGATTGCATTGCATGCTCTTTCAAACTTAACCGGGAAAATATGTTTTCCAATGCCGATCTTACCTGTAAGCTGAATTATTTTGATCAGCAAGCAACTCATCTGCAAACGACTCTTTCCTCTCTTTCTTTGTTAATCTTCCTGAGAAGTAGTCCAGCGAGGAACCTACAATTGTTCCTATCTGATCATATATAAACAATGGTAAAAAAAGTTATAGATGAATCATCcagaaataaattttttatgggACTTTCAAGTTTCAACAACACTGAACTTACCTGAAAGTACTTTGGAAGAGTCTTTGATTTTGAATCACCCTTCTTGTAGTGCCGTTTTGGATCAATGACATCCCTCAACTGTGAC
The Vicia villosa cultivar HV-30 ecotype Madison, WI unplaced genomic scaffold, Vvil1.0 ctg.002304F_1_1, whole genome shotgun sequence genome window above contains:
- the LOC131638390 gene encoding rRNA-processing protein fcf2-like → MSEKKPVVGLSWQPKLPFTSLSKATNDHSQAQFQAKGTHSTIWKPNSELVSGLLVPPNDPRKLNKLLRQQVKDTAGKRWFDMPAQTMTPELQRELKLLKLRDVIDPKRHYKKGDSKSKTLPKYFQIGTIVGSSLDYFSGRLTKKERKESFADELLADQNNSAYRKRKVQEIEEQRQPAGNKKWKNNGQSTWKRAKERRKF